The proteins below are encoded in one region of Cololabis saira isolate AMF1-May2022 chromosome 11, fColSai1.1, whole genome shotgun sequence:
- the LOC133455148 gene encoding substance-P receptor-like: MEPLLNATDCNSTGAPGNCSDGFNQFIQPPWQVSLWAVAYCSIVVVSVVGNIVVIWIILAHRLMRTVTNYFLVNLAFAEATMSAFNTVINFAYAVHNDWYFGPVYCRFHNFFPIAAIFASIYSMTAIALDRYTAIIHPLQQRLSSTETRVVIGVIWTLALLLAFPQYHYSTTEPLPGRTVCFIDWPEYATVDFRKVYYMCVMLLIYLLPLCIMGWAYMTVGVTLWASEIPGDSSDHYTEQLIAKRKVVKMMIVVVCTFAICWLPYHIYFLLHQFFPELFEQRFIQQVYLAVMWLAMSSTMYNPIIYCCLNGRFRAGFRQVFFCCSPPAAKDELELKSPRFLQAQMSISRVSRMETVVSITVDPAASHQKLSDQPSCTPPQVDVTSNSSVSEATPPSPQVCSQ; the protein is encoded by the exons ATGGAGCCGCTCCTCAACGCCACCGACTGTAACAGCACCGGCGCTCCCGGCAACTGCAGCGACGGCTTCAACCAGTTCATCCAGCCGCCGTGGCAGGTCTCTCTGTGGGCTGTTGCCTACTGCAGCATCGTCGTCGTGTCCGTGGTCGGCAATATCGTGGTGATTTGGATTATTCTGGCGCACAGACTCATGAGGACCGTCACCAACTACTTTCTG GTGAACTTGGCCTTCGCCGAGGCCACCATGTCAGCATTCAACACGGTGATCAACTTTGCCTACGCCGTTCACAACGACTGGTACTTCGGCCCGGTTTACTGCCGCTTCCACAACTTCTTCCCCATAGCGGCCATCTTTGCCAGCATTTACTCCATGACGGCCATCGCTCtggacag GTACACGGCCATCATCCACCCGCTGCAGCAGAGGTTGTCCTCCACGGAGACCCGGGTGGTGATTGGGGTGATCTGGACCCTGGCTCTGCTCCTAGCCTTCCCTCAATACCACTACTCCACGACAGAGCCGCTGCCAGGACGGACGGTCTGCTTCATAGACTGGCCTGAATACGCCACCGTGGACTTCAGGAAAGT CTACTACATGTGTGTGATGCTGCTGATCTACTTACTACCCCTGTGCATCATGGGATGGGCGTACATGACGGTGGGGGTCACCCTCTGGGCGAGTGAGATTCCTGGAGATTCGTCTGATCACTACACAGAGCAGCTCATCGCTAAACGCAAA GTGGTGAAGATGATGATCGTGGTGGTTTGTACATTCGCCATCTGCTGGCTGCCCTACCACATCTACTTCCTGCTGCACCAGTTCTTCCCCGAGCTGTTTGAGCAGCGCTTCATCCAGCAGGTTTACCTGGCCGTCATGTGGCTGGCCATGAGCTCCACCATGTACAACCCCATCATCTACTGCTGTCTCAACGGCAG GTTCAGGGCAGGTTTCCGGCAGGTCTTCTTTTGCTGTTCTCCACCTGCCGCCAAGGATGAGCTGGAGCTCAAGTCTCCCCGTTTCCTTCAAGCCCAG ATGAGCATAAGTCGAGTCAGTCGGATGGAGACGGTTGTGTCCATCACCGTAGATCCTGCAGCCTCACATCAGAAGCTTTCAGACCAGCCGTCCTGCACTCCTCCTCAGGTGGACGTCACATCTAACAGTTCAGTCTCAGAAGCCACCCCCCCGAGCCCTCAGGTCTGCTCTCAGTAG